In one window of uncultured Acetobacteroides sp. DNA:
- a CDS encoding sensor histidine kinase — protein sequence MFVIPLFFSPEGDRRISLVHYIEYVFVPISFMVVFYLNYYYFIDRYLYSKRLLRLIVVNAIIIAVVVYGLHLLHEFFFSMYVGEVGHVPKPMKDLPGKTMFIFRDAMVMSLTAGLAVAVKMTGNWYSTEYERKELEKAKSEAELDNLKSQLNPHFLFNTLNNIYSLIAIDATRAQDAVHGLSHLLRYVLYENNQTLVPLDKEVKFIRSYIELMSMRISSNFHSKVNLPEEGNVMIAPMLLITLIENAFKHGVSNTQSCFINVDLSIDKGRVLTFTVINSNYAVASDGSVSGIGIDNMRKRLDLIYPGRYTLTLENLGQTFMSQLTIKLNSDEC from the coding sequence ATGTTTGTGATACCCCTCTTCTTCTCGCCGGAAGGCGATAGGCGAATTTCGCTTGTGCATTACATAGAATATGTATTCGTTCCAATCAGCTTTATGGTTGTGTTCTACCTAAACTACTACTACTTTATTGATAGATATCTTTACAGCAAGCGTCTGCTAAGGCTTATTGTTGTAAATGCTATAATAATAGCGGTGGTGGTTTACGGTTTGCACCTGCTTCACGAATTCTTCTTTAGCATGTACGTGGGAGAAGTTGGGCATGTTCCAAAGCCGATGAAGGATCTTCCGGGTAAAACTATGTTTATCTTTCGCGATGCTATGGTAATGTCGCTAACGGCAGGGCTAGCAGTTGCCGTTAAGATGACGGGCAACTGGTACTCCACCGAGTACGAGCGCAAGGAGCTGGAAAAGGCAAAGTCGGAAGCAGAGCTGGACAACCTTAAGAGTCAGCTTAACCCTCACTTCCTCTTTAATACGCTCAACAACATCTACTCGCTTATTGCAATAGATGCAACAAGAGCACAGGATGCGGTGCATGGGCTAAGCCATCTGCTTCGCTACGTGCTTTACGAGAATAACCAAACTCTGGTTCCGCTCGATAAGGAGGTGAAATTCATCAGAAGCTATATAGAGTTGATGTCGATGCGTATTTCGTCGAACTTTCATTCGAAGGTAAACCTGCCCGAAGAGGGAAACGTGATGATTGCCCCAATGCTTCTTATTACGCTTATTGAAAATGCCTTTAAGCATGGGGTGAGTAATACCCAAAGCTGCTTTATTAATGTCGATTTGAGTATAGATAAGGGAAGAGTGCTAACCTTTACCGTAATAAACAGCAACTATGCGGTGGCATCCGATGGTAGCGTAAGTGGGATAGGAATAGATAATATGCGAAAGCGGTTGGATCTGATATACCCAGGGAGATATACGCTAACGCTAGAGAATTTGGGACAAACATTTATGTCGCAACTAACCATTAAACTGAATTCTGATGAATGCTAA
- a CDS encoding ABC transporter permease, which yields MNYKNLIKIALRALNNNKFRGILTMLGIIIGVASVITMLAIGQGSKRSIRSQIQEMGSNMIMVHPGNGQFGGVRQDAGSMQTLKMADYNSIANQSSYISKSTPMVSSSGQAIYGANNAPTSLNGCNPDYLDIRKYSVSSGEMFNEYEVKTAAKVCVVGKTVVDNLFSGGEDPVGKTVRFNKIPFKIIGVLTSKGYNSMGMDQDDLILAPYTTVQKRILAITYIQEIVMSAVSEEATEKAVAEVTDILRHNHKLSDTDEADFDIRSQQELSNMLSSTTDMMTVLLACIAGISLLVGGIGIMNIMYVSVTERTREIGLRMSIGAKGKHILLQFLIEAVIISITGGVIGMLLGVGTSLLVKLIAGWPIYIQPYSVFLSFAVCTITGVFFGWYPAKKAAQLDPIDAIRYE from the coding sequence ATGAACTATAAAAACTTGATAAAAATAGCCCTGCGCGCGCTAAACAATAATAAGTTTAGGGGCATTCTTACCATGCTCGGGATTATTATTGGTGTTGCATCGGTAATTACCATGCTTGCCATAGGGCAAGGGTCTAAGCGCAGCATCCGTTCGCAGATTCAGGAGATGGGGTCGAATATGATTATGGTTCACCCTGGCAATGGACAGTTTGGTGGTGTTAGGCAGGATGCCGGCAGCATGCAAACGCTGAAGATGGCTGATTACAATTCGATCGCCAATCAGTCATCGTACATCTCCAAGTCAACGCCAATGGTAAGCAGTAGCGGGCAGGCAATCTATGGTGCCAACAATGCTCCTACGTCTTTGAATGGCTGTAACCCCGATTACCTTGACATCCGAAAGTATTCGGTAAGTAGCGGAGAGATGTTTAACGAGTACGAGGTTAAAACAGCCGCTAAGGTGTGTGTGGTTGGGAAAACGGTGGTCGATAATCTTTTCTCTGGAGGAGAAGATCCTGTTGGCAAAACTGTCCGTTTCAATAAGATACCTTTTAAGATTATTGGGGTGTTGACGTCAAAAGGGTATAACTCTATGGGAATGGACCAAGACGACCTGATATTAGCTCCCTACACAACCGTACAGAAGCGAATACTGGCTATTACCTACATTCAGGAGATTGTAATGTCGGCGGTATCGGAGGAGGCAACGGAGAAGGCTGTTGCTGAGGTTACCGATATCCTGAGGCACAACCATAAGCTCTCGGATACCGATGAGGCTGACTTTGATATTCGTTCGCAGCAGGAGTTAAGCAACATGCTAAGCTCCACCACCGATATGATGACCGTGCTTTTGGCTTGCATTGCTGGGATATCGCTCTTGGTTGGCGGTATTGGCATCATGAACATTATGTACGTATCGGTAACCGAGCGAACCCGTGAGATTGGCTTGCGTATGTCGATTGGTGCGAAGGGTAAGCATATTCTGCTTCAGTTTCTGATAGAGGCGGTAATCATTAGCATCACAGGAGGTGTAATAGGTATGCTACTTGGTGTAGGAACCTCGTTGCTGGTGAAGTTAATTGCGGGTTGGCCCATATACATTCAGCCTTACTCTGTTTTCCTTTCGTTTGCGGTTTGTACCATCACCGGAGTATTCTTTGGATGGTATCCGGCAAAGAAGGCAGCCCAGCTCGATCCGATAGATGCAATAAGGTACGAGTAG
- a CDS encoding hemolysin family protein, whose protein sequence is MVEEIAIIALLIILNGLFAMAEISIVSSRKSRLEELLRKGNHTAKKVLSLSEHPNKFLSTVQIGITSIGILTGIFGGATLSQAIKSTLINLGVNGAYADDMAIAIVVVIITFFSIVIGELLPKRIGMANPEAIALLAAKPMIVLSRLTAPFVWLLSSTTNIFIKLFGVKKTEASQVTEEEIKALVEEGTTYGTIQEIEQDIVENVFFIGDLRIEKLMTIRSEVVWLDIDDPLEENIQKMVDHEHSIYPICEGDIDNALGVIYTKDLFRQLAGKQAVDLKSCIREAIFLPNNQKAYKALERFRETHNNFGFVLNEYGEVEGIVTINDILEELVGDFTDSEEPTIVTRDDGSLLVDGKMLFYDMIEALEIDDYEPIQQEYNTVAGFMLHHFKEIPKASDKFSWRSFTFEVMDMDGNRIDKILISRNKKSKTRTNP, encoded by the coding sequence ATGGTAGAAGAGATTGCTATTATCGCCCTCCTGATTATCCTAAACGGGCTATTTGCCATGGCCGAGATATCCATTGTCTCGTCGCGAAAATCGCGGCTGGAGGAGCTGCTCCGCAAGGGCAACCACACCGCCAAGAAGGTGCTCAGCCTCAGCGAGCATCCCAACAAGTTCCTATCCACCGTCCAAATCGGCATCACCTCCATTGGCATCCTTACCGGAATCTTTGGGGGCGCAACCCTTTCGCAAGCCATAAAAAGCACGCTCATCAACCTCGGCGTAAACGGCGCCTATGCCGACGATATGGCCATTGCCATCGTGGTGGTGATCATTACCTTCTTCTCCATCGTAATTGGCGAGCTGCTGCCCAAGCGCATCGGCATGGCCAACCCCGAGGCTATTGCACTCCTTGCCGCCAAGCCCATGATCGTGCTATCGCGCCTCACGGCCCCCTTTGTGTGGCTGCTCAGCTCCACCACCAACATCTTCATCAAGCTCTTTGGGGTGAAAAAGACCGAGGCCTCGCAGGTTACCGAGGAGGAGATTAAGGCGCTGGTCGAGGAGGGCACCACCTACGGCACCATCCAGGAGATCGAGCAGGATATCGTGGAGAACGTCTTCTTCATTGGCGACCTCCGCATCGAAAAGCTGATGACCATCCGCAGCGAGGTGGTTTGGCTGGACATCGACGACCCGCTCGAGGAGAACATCCAGAAGATGGTGGATCACGAGCACTCCATCTACCCCATCTGCGAGGGGGACATCGACAACGCGCTGGGGGTAATCTACACCAAGGACCTCTTTCGGCAGCTGGCAGGCAAGCAGGCCGTCGACCTTAAGAGCTGCATCCGCGAGGCCATATTCCTGCCCAACAACCAGAAGGCCTACAAGGCGCTGGAGCGCTTCCGCGAAACCCACAATAACTTCGGCTTCGTGCTCAACGAGTACGGCGAGGTGGAGGGCATCGTAACCATTAACGATATCCTGGAGGAGCTCGTGGGCGACTTCACCGACAGCGAAGAGCCAACCATCGTTACCCGCGACGACGGCTCGCTGCTCGTCGACGGCAAAATGCTCTTCTACGACATGATCGAGGCCCTCGAAATAGACGACTACGAGCCTATACAGCAGGAGTACAACACCGTTGCCGGCTTCATGCTGCACCACTTCAAAGAAATCCCCAAAGCCTCCGACAAGTTCAGCTGGCGGAGCTTCACCTTCGAGGTGATGGACATGGACGGCAACCGCATCGACAAAATTCTCATCTCCCGAAACAAAAAATCAAAAACCAGAACAAACCCGTAG
- a CDS encoding TolC family protein encodes MKITTRLKCVLLGLLLASSVAGYSQGERWTLNRCIAYARANNIKVKAASLSSESVGIDLKEARAQRLPSLQLASSQSLVNQKEPNSAGDYASKAKYTGSYSLSSSMVLYNGGKLRTSIQQQEVNAKKTESDVLAAQNSIELAVTQSYLQVLYANESLKTGLKTLESSEATLKRAAELLKAGSISSSDYAQLQSQYSSDKYQVTLGENELAQAKLELKQLLELGVGEALELDFPEISDRDVMVVIPSIAQVYARAVETMPEMLSSKYSIDMAKLDAQKAYADRLPTVSLNASAGTGSYSNSGYTLYNQLNNGFNQSVGVTVGIPIFKNRSVRSNIERSNLQAKQAELSYTSTSKELQKTVETLYQNAVSGQSKYLAATDKLKSAKLSYELVQEQFNAGMKNTVELLTEKNSYRSAEDGLIQAKYQSVLSLKLLNFYQNQPITL; translated from the coding sequence ATGAAGATAACAACTCGATTGAAGTGCGTGCTGCTAGGCCTTCTGCTCGCCTCTAGCGTTGCGGGCTACTCGCAGGGCGAAAGGTGGACTCTAAACCGCTGCATCGCGTATGCGCGAGCAAACAATATCAAGGTAAAGGCGGCATCGCTGAGCAGCGAGAGCGTGGGCATCGACCTCAAGGAGGCGCGCGCCCAGCGGCTTCCCTCGCTGCAGCTTGCATCCTCGCAAAGCCTGGTTAACCAGAAGGAGCCCAACTCGGCGGGCGACTACGCCAGCAAGGCGAAGTATACGGGCAGCTACTCGTTAAGCAGCAGCATGGTGCTCTACAACGGGGGGAAGCTTCGCACCAGCATTCAGCAGCAGGAGGTAAACGCCAAGAAGACCGAGAGCGATGTGCTGGCTGCTCAAAACTCCATCGAGCTTGCCGTTACGCAGAGCTACCTGCAGGTGCTCTATGCCAACGAGTCGCTAAAGACGGGCCTCAAAACGCTCGAAAGCTCCGAGGCAACCCTTAAGCGCGCCGCCGAGCTGCTCAAGGCGGGCTCCATCTCCAGCTCCGACTACGCGCAGCTGCAGTCGCAGTATAGCAGCGACAAGTACCAGGTAACGCTGGGTGAAAATGAGCTGGCGCAGGCCAAGCTCGAGCTCAAGCAGCTGCTGGAGCTGGGCGTAGGCGAGGCTCTCGAGCTCGACTTCCCCGAAATCAGCGACCGCGATGTGATGGTGGTCATCCCCTCCATTGCGCAGGTGTACGCACGTGCCGTGGAAACGATGCCCGAGATGCTTAGCAGCAAGTACTCCATAGATATGGCAAAGTTGGATGCCCAAAAGGCTTACGCCGACAGGCTGCCCACCGTATCGCTTAACGCTTCGGCAGGCACTGGCAGCTACTCCAACTCGGGCTACACGCTCTACAACCAGCTCAACAACGGCTTCAACCAGTCGGTTGGGGTAACCGTGGGCATCCCCATCTTTAAGAACCGCTCGGTACGGTCGAACATCGAGCGCTCGAACCTGCAGGCCAAGCAAGCCGAGCTTAGCTACACCAGCACGTCCAAGGAGCTGCAGAAAACGGTGGAGACGCTCTACCAAAACGCGGTGTCGGGGCAAAGCAAGTACCTTGCCGCCACCGATAAGCTGAAGTCGGCCAAGCTCAGCTACGAGCTGGTGCAGGAGCAGTTTAACGCCGGCATGAAGAACACCGTCGAGCTGCTCACCGAAAAGAACAGCTACCGCTCGGCCGAGGATGGCCTCATCCAGGCCAAGTACCAGTCGGTGCTCTCGCTAAAGCTGCTAAACTTCTATCAAAACCAACCCATAACCCTTTAA
- a CDS encoding FMN-binding protein has product MKKLLILCSFLAITATLFAFIGKPQKYNDGVYSGESRSIYIQEPYYGQTTVTIKNGEIVDVCFKIVDKEKNEPFDEKYEKHYTGNDEYVQQCRKDWEGVQTYPKKLLKKKSIEKVDAVSGATWSYNLLKASLQEALKKAEIKK; this is encoded by the coding sequence ATGAAAAAGTTACTGATTCTTTGCTCATTTCTCGCTATAACAGCAACCCTATTTGCTTTTATAGGAAAACCCCAGAAGTACAACGATGGCGTATACTCTGGCGAATCGCGATCCATCTACATTCAGGAGCCCTACTACGGACAAACCACCGTTACCATTAAGAACGGCGAAATCGTAGACGTCTGCTTTAAGATCGTGGATAAAGAAAAAAACGAGCCCTTCGACGAGAAGTACGAGAAGCACTATACAGGAAACGACGAGTACGTACAGCAGTGCCGGAAGGATTGGGAGGGGGTGCAAACCTACCCCAAGAAGCTCCTAAAGAAGAAAAGCATCGAAAAGGTAGATGCCGTTTCGGGGGCAACCTGGTCGTACAACCTCCTAAAAGCATCGCTTCAGGAAGCCCTCAAAAAGGCTGAGATAAAGAAGTAG
- a CDS encoding glycoside hydrolase family 13 protein — protein sequence MKKQLATLLGLFLAGSGFAQTTEPANLSNDRLTHVPTWAQNAVWYQIFVERFRNGDPKNDPTADNIKDYINREVPPGWKVTPWTQDWYKQDAWMANFSDPKTGFTSKVQFRRYGGDLQGVLDKLDYLKDLGINAIFFNPLNDAPSLHKYDAAYWHHIDRNFGPTPQKDGEMMNFENYDNPKEWVWTNADKMFLKVIEEAHKRGIRVIMDYSWNHTGTNFWAFQDLLRKGKNSRYKDWYIVNRFDNPSTPENEFAYQGWFDSKSLPEIRETVHQSNAALKAYEGNIYSDEVKQHIFAIVKRWGDPNNDGNPGDGVDGFRLDVAAELPLGFWREFRNVARNVNPEMYLVGEVWWEAWPDKLLDPRPFLKGDVFDANMNYRWFRTARHLFDDAPNKMPIKEFVSQMDSIFKTVRPEVAQGYMNMASSHDSPRLSTALYNKGLYKFNAKPFDDSAYKVNKPDAATDKVMKQLLVHQYTFLGAPQIWNGDEMGMWGSDDPDTRKPLIWPDYKFDDEVVHPLGLSRPVDKVTFDSTLFNFYKQLIYMRKSNEVLVKGTLKYLITDETNRILAYSRNLDKSEAIVAFNLSNKPKTVSIPTRFTSYANALNKGKLFKPIKGKLVVTINSKESVVLISK from the coding sequence ATGAAGAAGCAGCTAGCAACCCTTCTAGGGTTATTCCTTGCAGGATCAGGATTTGCTCAAACCACCGAACCCGCTAACCTTTCCAACGATCGGCTTACACATGTTCCCACTTGGGCTCAAAATGCTGTTTGGTACCAGATCTTTGTGGAACGATTCCGCAACGGCGATCCTAAAAACGATCCGACAGCCGACAACATAAAGGATTACATCAACCGCGAGGTACCACCAGGATGGAAGGTTACCCCATGGACGCAGGACTGGTACAAGCAGGATGCGTGGATGGCAAACTTCAGCGACCCCAAAACAGGCTTTACCTCTAAGGTTCAGTTCCGCCGCTACGGAGGCGACCTGCAGGGTGTTCTCGACAAGCTCGACTACCTAAAAGATCTTGGCATTAATGCCATCTTCTTTAACCCGCTTAACGATGCGCCATCGCTTCACAAGTACGATGCTGCCTACTGGCATCATATCGATCGCAACTTTGGGCCAACACCCCAAAAGGATGGAGAGATGATGAACTTCGAGAACTACGATAATCCAAAGGAATGGGTATGGACCAATGCTGATAAGATGTTTCTTAAAGTGATTGAGGAAGCGCACAAGCGCGGCATACGCGTTATCATGGACTATTCGTGGAACCACACCGGCACCAACTTTTGGGCATTCCAAGACTTATTGAGAAAGGGAAAGAACTCCCGGTACAAAGATTGGTATATCGTAAATCGTTTCGACAATCCGTCAACCCCCGAAAACGAATTCGCATATCAAGGATGGTTTGATTCCAAATCACTTCCCGAAATACGGGAAACCGTGCACCAAAGCAACGCCGCACTAAAGGCATACGAAGGAAATATATATAGCGACGAGGTAAAGCAGCACATCTTTGCTATCGTAAAGCGCTGGGGCGATCCAAATAATGACGGCAACCCAGGAGATGGTGTAGATGGATTTCGCTTGGATGTTGCAGCCGAACTCCCCCTTGGCTTTTGGAGGGAATTTAGAAACGTAGCCCGCAACGTTAACCCCGAAATGTACCTTGTTGGAGAGGTATGGTGGGAAGCATGGCCCGACAAGCTACTCGATCCTCGCCCATTCCTTAAGGGCGATGTATTCGATGCCAACATGAATTACCGTTGGTTCCGCACCGCACGCCACCTATTTGACGATGCCCCAAACAAAATGCCAATTAAGGAGTTTGTTTCCCAAATGGACAGCATATTCAAGACTGTACGTCCAGAGGTAGCACAAGGATACATGAATATGGCGAGCAGCCATGACTCACCACGCCTATCAACAGCTTTATACAACAAAGGCTTGTACAAATTCAACGCAAAACCATTTGACGACTCAGCCTACAAGGTAAATAAGCCTGATGCCGCAACAGACAAGGTAATGAAGCAGCTGCTTGTTCACCAGTATACTTTCCTAGGGGCTCCTCAAATATGGAACGGCGATGAAATGGGAATGTGGGGAAGCGATGACCCAGACACCCGCAAACCTCTTATCTGGCCCGACTACAAATTCGATGACGAGGTTGTTCATCCATTAGGCCTTTCGAGACCTGTCGATAAGGTTACCTTCGACTCAACGCTATTCAACTTTTACAAGCAGCTTATCTATATGCGTAAGAGCAACGAGGTGCTGGTTAAGGGGACTCTCAAGTATCTTATAACAGATGAGACCAACCGCATCCTAGCATACAGCCGCAACCTCGATAAGAGTGAGGCAATCGTAGCCTTTAACTTATCAAATAAGCCTAAGACGGTGTCCATACCTACCCGATTTACTAGCTATGCCAATGCACTAAATAAGGGTAAGCTATTTAAGCCTATAAAAGGCAAGCTGGTTGTGACCATAAATTCAAAGGAATCGGTAGTGCTTATATCTAAATAG
- a CDS encoding response regulator transcription factor, protein MGEAQQKILLVDDESDILEFVGYNLKKEGFDVYTATNGREAIRIALDVRPQLIILDVMMPEMDGIETCEEMRKIPELSSAVIAFLTARGEDYSQIAGFEAGADDYITKPTKPKVLVSRVKALLRRVEHVGSSDVIDRSGASIIIDKSRYVVIKDGVEMELPKKEFELLALLYSKPQKVFTREEIFNTIWGDNVIVGDRTIDVHIRKLREKIGDEYIRTIKGVGYKFVD, encoded by the coding sequence ATGGGAGAAGCGCAACAAAAAATCCTTCTTGTTGATGATGAAAGTGATATCCTCGAATTTGTAGGGTATAATCTTAAAAAGGAAGGCTTTGACGTTTATACCGCAACAAATGGCAGGGAGGCTATTCGTATTGCGTTGGATGTTCGACCTCAGCTGATAATTCTCGATGTGATGATGCCCGAAATGGATGGCATTGAAACCTGTGAGGAGATGCGCAAAATACCCGAGTTATCTAGTGCCGTTATTGCATTTTTAACAGCAAGGGGAGAAGATTACTCGCAAATTGCCGGATTTGAGGCTGGAGCTGACGACTATATTACCAAACCTACAAAACCAAAAGTTCTAGTAAGTCGTGTTAAGGCGCTTTTGAGGCGTGTTGAGCATGTCGGATCTAGCGATGTTATTGATAGAAGCGGTGCTTCGATTATTATCGATAAGTCGCGCTACGTTGTTATTAAGGATGGTGTAGAGATGGAACTGCCAAAGAAAGAGTTTGAACTACTTGCTCTTTTGTACTCCAAACCTCAAAAGGTTTTCACCCGCGAAGAAATTTTCAACACTATTTGGGGCGATAATGTAATTGTTGGTGATCGCACCATTGATGTTCATATCCGAAAGCTTCGCGAAAAAATAGGAGACGAGTACATTAGAACGATTAAGGGGGTAGGGTACAAATTTGTTGATTAG
- a CDS encoding LytTR family DNA-binding domain-containing protein codes for MNAKFSCIVVDDEPLALELIVGYVKRTPFLNLVGQYNSGIDALSNIVSQKVDVVFLDIQMPDLTGIELSKVIMGQKTKVIFTTAYENYALDGYKVDALDYLVKPISYSEFLRAANKAYRWFLDGSFVDSKPVAESFFVKSNYKLIQIQVSQIKYIESVKDYLKICTDAEEGEVLTLMSMATIEKHLPSDTFIRVHRSFIVNINKIKTIERNRVVFGNVYIPISETYREQFNRIFDQRTLQ; via the coding sequence ATGAATGCTAAGTTTTCTTGCATTGTGGTTGACGATGAGCCGTTGGCGCTCGAACTAATTGTTGGCTACGTTAAGCGTACTCCCTTCCTTAATCTTGTAGGGCAGTATAACTCGGGGATCGATGCGCTTTCGAATATCGTTAGCCAGAAGGTTGATGTGGTTTTTTTGGATATTCAAATGCCCGATCTTACCGGAATTGAACTTTCGAAGGTGATAATGGGGCAGAAGACGAAGGTGATTTTTACTACAGCCTACGAGAACTACGCGTTGGACGGTTATAAGGTGGATGCGCTCGATTATCTGGTGAAGCCGATTAGTTACTCCGAGTTTTTAAGGGCTGCCAACAAGGCATATCGCTGGTTTCTGGACGGTTCTTTTGTTGATTCGAAGCCTGTGGCTGAAAGCTTTTTTGTTAAGAGTAACTACAAGCTAATACAGATTCAGGTGAGCCAGATAAAGTACATCGAAAGCGTTAAGGACTACCTAAAGATATGCACCGATGCCGAGGAGGGCGAGGTGCTTACGCTTATGAGCATGGCTACCATCGAGAAGCATCTTCCTTCCGATACGTTTATTCGTGTTCACCGTTCGTTTATTGTTAATATCAACAAGATAAAAACGATTGAGCGGAATAGGGTAGTGTTTGGCAACGTGTATATCCCTATTTCGGAAACCTACAGGGAGCAGTTTAACCGTATCTTCGACCAGAGAACGCTGCAGTAG
- a CDS encoding efflux RND transporter periplasmic adaptor subunit, producing MKRKAILVAAAAIFVVLILQVPKLFSTDKQPTSYQFEKVKKASIEKTVTATGTIEPILQVEVGTQVSGVISKIFVDYNSHVKRGQLLAEIDRTVLESELISRRADLRSNKAEYDYQKKNFDRVAGLYRKNLISQKEYETAEYECSKAKAAYDKSRSDMLKAKTNLSYASICSPIDGVVLSRAVDEGQTVAASFNTPTLFTIANDLEKMRVIANVDEADIGEVKAGQRVTFTVDAFPDDVFNGEVTQVRLESTTVSNVVTYKVVVNAPNPELKLKPGLTANITIITSEKNNILVVPSKAFRFNPNEGAPGKTNPAADVKNIWVKTAKGISPQKVKVGITDGVSTEIVSGLREGDAVAVSVLSGNEKSVTGGEQKESSPFMPKRPGQK from the coding sequence ATGAAACGAAAAGCAATACTAGTTGCTGCAGCCGCAATATTCGTCGTACTGATACTGCAAGTCCCTAAGCTGTTTTCCACGGATAAGCAGCCCACAAGCTACCAATTCGAGAAGGTGAAGAAGGCAAGCATCGAGAAAACGGTAACGGCCACCGGAACCATAGAGCCCATTCTTCAGGTAGAGGTGGGCACGCAGGTATCGGGGGTGATCTCGAAGATCTTTGTTGATTACAACTCGCACGTAAAGCGTGGCCAGCTGCTTGCCGAAATTGATAGGACTGTTCTTGAGTCGGAGCTCATCTCCCGACGCGCCGATCTACGCTCGAACAAGGCGGAGTACGACTACCAGAAGAAGAACTTCGACCGCGTTGCGGGGCTGTACCGTAAGAATCTGATAAGCCAGAAGGAGTACGAGACCGCCGAGTATGAGTGCTCGAAGGCCAAGGCAGCCTACGACAAGTCGCGCTCGGATATGCTGAAGGCAAAAACCAACCTCAGCTACGCCTCCATCTGCTCGCCAATAGATGGGGTGGTGCTCTCGCGCGCCGTTGATGAGGGGCAAACCGTTGCTGCCAGCTTCAACACGCCAACGCTCTTTACCATTGCCAACGACCTAGAGAAGATGCGCGTAATAGCCAATGTTGACGAGGCCGATATCGGAGAGGTAAAGGCTGGGCAACGGGTAACCTTTACCGTAGATGCCTTCCCCGACGATGTATTTAACGGCGAGGTTACGCAGGTAAGGCTCGAGTCCACCACCGTTTCGAACGTGGTAACCTACAAGGTGGTGGTTAACGCCCCCAACCCCGAGCTTAAGCTTAAGCCAGGACTAACCGCCAACATCACCATTATCACCAGCGAAAAGAACAACATCCTGGTGGTTCCTTCGAAGGCGTTTAGGTTTAACCCGAACGAGGGGGCACCGGGGAAGACAAACCCAGCCGCCGATGTCAAAAATATTTGGGTGAAGACCGCCAAAGGCATAAGCCCCCAGAAGGTGAAGGTGGGGATAACCGATGGTGTAAGCACCGAAATTGTTAGCGGACTACGCGAAGGTGATGCTGTTGCCGTATCGGTTCTATCGGGTAACGAAAAAAGCGTAACGGGCGGCGAGCAGAAGGAGTCGAGCCCCTTTATGCCCAAACGACCAGGACAAAAGTAG
- a CDS encoding ABC transporter ATP-binding protein has protein sequence MSKEIIRIDNVRRDFVVGEETVHALRGISFTINQGEFVTIMGTSGSGKSTLLNILGCLDTASSGDYFLDGTSVKKMNKDERATLRNLKIGFIFQSYNLLPKTTALENVELPLLYNPAISQKEREAKARAALNDVGLSNRVNHSSNQMSGGQQQRVAIARALVNDPVIILADEATGNLDTRTSYEVLTLFQRLHREGRTIIFVTHNPEIAQFSSRNIVLRDGYITKDEHNLHMAQAADYLKTLKLQVSE, from the coding sequence ATGAGCAAGGAAATTATACGCATAGATAACGTAAGGCGAGACTTTGTTGTGGGCGAAGAAACCGTACATGCCCTGCGAGGTATCAGCTTTACCATTAACCAGGGCGAGTTTGTCACCATTATGGGAACAAGCGGATCGGGGAAATCCACGCTGTTAAACATTCTGGGTTGCCTGGATACGGCTTCGTCTGGTGACTATTTTCTTGATGGAACTTCGGTGAAGAAGATGAATAAGGATGAGCGTGCTACCTTGAGGAATCTGAAGATTGGCTTCATTTTTCAATCGTACAACCTGCTGCCCAAAACTACAGCGCTAGAGAATGTGGAGCTACCGCTGCTCTATAACCCCGCAATATCTCAAAAGGAAAGAGAGGCAAAAGCACGTGCTGCGCTAAACGATGTAGGGCTAAGCAATAGGGTAAACCACTCCTCGAACCAGATGTCGGGAGGGCAGCAGCAGCGCGTTGCCATTGCCCGTGCGCTGGTAAACGATCCTGTTATCATCTTGGCCGACGAGGCAACGGGTAATCTCGATACCCGAACCTCGTACGAGGTGCTAACACTATTCCAGCGGCTGCATCGGGAGGGGCGTACCATCATCTTTGTAACGCATAACCCCGAAATAGCCCAGTTCAGCAGCCGTAATATCGTGCTGCGCGATGGGTATATCACCAAAGATGAGCATAACCTGCACATGGCGCAGGCTGCCGACTACTTAAAGACGCTAAAATTGCAGGTATCAGAATGA